In a single window of the Thiohalospira halophila DSM 15071 genome:
- a CDS encoding sterol desaturase family protein has product MEFQTFITENEPAIRLSAFLGIFALMALWEIAAPRRVRLLPRAVRWTNNITLVVFNTILLRLLFPAAAVGVAAFTTSQGWGVFHLWEVPWWLAVVAGVLLMDLAIWVQHVMFHAIPALWRVHRMHHADLDFDLTTGARFHPIEIILSMVIKFGVILLLGVPVVAVVLFEVLLNATAMFNHSNIRMPLAVDRIVRLFVVTPDMHRVHHSVEGDETNSNFGFNFPWWDRLLGTYRAQPRAGHEGMTIGIHNIRDVRECDYLPGMLALPFKGPVGEYAINRRFSGGQS; this is encoded by the coding sequence ATGGAGTTCCAGACCTTCATTACCGAGAACGAGCCGGCCATCCGGCTGTCCGCCTTCCTGGGGATCTTCGCCCTCATGGCCCTGTGGGAGATCGCCGCCCCGCGCCGGGTGCGGCTGCTCCCCCGGGCGGTGCGCTGGACGAACAATATCACCCTGGTGGTCTTCAATACGATCCTCCTGCGCCTGCTCTTCCCGGCGGCCGCCGTCGGGGTGGCCGCCTTCACCACCAGCCAGGGCTGGGGGGTCTTCCATCTCTGGGAGGTGCCGTGGTGGCTGGCGGTGGTCGCCGGGGTCCTGCTCATGGATCTGGCCATCTGGGTCCAGCATGTGATGTTCCACGCCATCCCGGCGCTGTGGCGGGTCCACCGGATGCACCACGCCGACCTGGACTTCGACCTGACCACCGGCGCCCGCTTCCACCCCATCGAGATCATCCTCTCCATGGTCATCAAGTTCGGGGTCATCCTCCTGCTGGGTGTGCCGGTGGTGGCGGTGGTCCTGTTCGAGGTGCTGCTCAACGCCACGGCCATGTTCAACCACAGCAACATCCGCATGCCCCTGGCGGTGGACCGGATCGTGCGGCTGTTCGTGGTCACCCCGGACATGCACCGGGTCCACCACTCGGTGGAGGGGGACGAGACCAACTCCAACTTCGGCTTCAACTTCCCCTGGTGGGACCGGCTCCTGGGCACCTACCGCGCCCAGCCCCGGGCCGGCCACGAGGGCATGACCATCGGCATCCACAACATCCGGGACGTGCGCGAGTGCGATTACCTGCCCGGGATGCTGGCCCTGCCCTTCAAGGGGCCGGTGGGCGAGTACGCCATCAATCGCCGCTTCTCCGGGGGCCAGTCGTGA
- a CDS encoding TrlF family AAA-like ATPase, with amino-acid sequence MNRNLTTPQNHSFANNSQALIMQETEYKFGSEWIRCDLHVHTPESLVNTNYGGAGNEPWEEFIADLENLPEDFKLLGINDYLFLDGYKKVQEYKKQGRLKNIDSIIPVIELRLAQFASSSGKWQEVNYHVVFSDELSAEDIETQFIGGLMADFQLSDSYAYLKERFSAAPTYKSLTELGKLIIDAAPEDKRKDFSAPLIEGFNNLVFERNVIEKLLQKSVFNNKTLTAIGKTEWDKLQWNDHSIASKKHTIQSVDFLFVSSENASAATNAWQKLKDQNVNDRLIDCSDSHYHSWSSNKDRLGNSFSWIRAKPSFEGIRQALYEYPARVRFSDAKPNEPVQRLDNFKASLPNDIYLKEEKFCFSGDYEFNFNPCFTCIIGGRGSGKSTLLQMVAKSYGASITNDIWDQTLGSLSSDGGPLQVTDFFETKGTAYSSEIEYIHQNAVEAFAQDTSKLKTAINNRVKKRVDKTEYEEIKEDLKSSHELSNEEINKVKETISLQKEKDSLSSQIKEKRSLIETVSDEKYREKQNKLDKSQQHEKELKKAYDKTSDALSGLKECQDRLDEVTSLENNPLASPAEAAKKYLEEAISELSKKEPWQRSNEQLKAAKDDATHAQHEIQKIFQDKGLDPESVTDVQTASSEIGPLEDRLSEIDGILGSFNEEDDPKRLCAENAKRLECYLDSVLESMVKELASSSDQVSDLQIVSERARSKAHEDWVQWLIEEIRKSNKEERVQEAKITEIFATIPLKDDLVWSDIDSALTSSSAQKASTQIREFLKDPSVFKIAQIKWNSLQTDVENYRSYRLLYNGRNIEDLSFGQRCTAVLVFLLKMGNTPVIIDEPEAHLDSLLIAKYLVELIKEKKQYRQIIFATHNANFVINGDADLIHHLEVDESGTTKVESFSIEDTENRQRLLGLEGGDRAFRLRATRYHTY; translated from the coding sequence TTGAACCGAAACCTCACCACCCCACAAAACCATTCTTTCGCTAATAACTCACAGGCTTTAATAATGCAAGAAACTGAGTACAAATTCGGATCGGAATGGATTAGGTGCGATCTTCATGTTCACACTCCGGAGTCCTTGGTAAACACTAACTACGGGGGAGCCGGGAACGAGCCTTGGGAAGAGTTTATCGCCGATCTAGAAAACCTACCCGAAGATTTTAAACTCCTAGGAATTAATGATTATTTGTTTCTAGATGGGTATAAAAAAGTACAAGAATACAAAAAACAAGGGAGACTTAAAAATATAGACTCCATCATCCCTGTCATAGAATTGAGACTAGCTCAGTTTGCATCTTCCAGCGGGAAGTGGCAAGAAGTTAATTACCACGTAGTTTTCTCAGACGAACTGTCAGCGGAAGATATTGAGACTCAGTTCATTGGCGGCCTAATGGCTGATTTCCAGCTTTCTGATTCGTATGCTTATTTGAAGGAGCGCTTTTCGGCGGCCCCTACTTATAAATCCCTAACAGAACTCGGAAAGTTAATTATTGATGCCGCCCCAGAAGATAAAAGAAAAGATTTCTCTGCACCATTAATAGAGGGATTCAATAATTTAGTTTTTGAAAGAAACGTCATTGAAAAACTACTCCAGAAATCTGTATTCAACAACAAAACATTGACAGCAATAGGAAAAACTGAATGGGATAAATTACAATGGAACGATCATAGCATCGCCTCAAAAAAACACACCATACAGTCTGTCGATTTTTTATTCGTCTCCTCCGAAAATGCGTCTGCGGCAACTAATGCGTGGCAAAAGTTAAAAGACCAGAACGTCAATGACAGGTTGATAGATTGCAGTGATTCTCACTATCACTCTTGGAGCTCTAATAAAGACCGATTAGGAAACTCTTTTTCTTGGATACGAGCCAAGCCTTCTTTTGAGGGAATACGGCAGGCTCTTTATGAGTACCCGGCCCGTGTTCGATTCTCGGACGCAAAACCTAATGAACCAGTTCAAAGGCTAGACAATTTCAAAGCATCCCTTCCAAATGACATTTACTTAAAAGAAGAAAAGTTTTGCTTTAGTGGTGATTATGAATTCAACTTCAACCCCTGCTTTACGTGCATAATTGGAGGCAGAGGCTCAGGCAAGAGCACACTACTCCAAATGGTAGCGAAAAGTTATGGGGCTTCTATAACTAACGATATTTGGGATCAAACTTTAGGATCGTTGTCCTCGGATGGAGGCCCCTTACAAGTCACAGATTTTTTTGAAACGAAGGGCACTGCCTATTCATCAGAGATAGAATATATACACCAAAATGCTGTTGAGGCCTTTGCGCAAGACACATCAAAATTAAAAACCGCGATCAATAATAGGGTTAAAAAGAGGGTCGATAAAACCGAATACGAGGAAATCAAGGAAGACTTGAAAAGCAGCCACGAATTGAGTAATGAGGAAATCAATAAAGTCAAAGAAACGATTTCTCTGCAAAAGGAGAAGGACTCACTCTCTTCGCAGATTAAAGAAAAAAGGTCTCTAATTGAAACTGTCTCGGACGAAAAGTATAGAGAAAAGCAGAACAAACTCGATAAATCCCAACAACACGAAAAGGAGTTAAAAAAGGCGTACGATAAAACGTCTGACGCTCTGTCCGGGCTTAAAGAATGTCAAGATCGCCTAGATGAAGTTACGTCTTTGGAAAATAATCCTCTGGCCTCTCCAGCGGAAGCGGCAAAGAAATATCTAGAAGAGGCCATTTCGGAGCTATCAAAGAAGGAACCTTGGCAACGATCAAACGAGCAATTAAAGGCTGCCAAGGATGACGCTACACACGCTCAGCATGAAATCCAGAAAATTTTTCAGGATAAGGGGTTGGATCCTGAATCAGTAACGGATGTTCAAACTGCAAGTTCAGAAATCGGCCCTTTAGAAGACCGCCTTTCTGAAATTGACGGTATTCTGGGGAGTTTCAATGAAGAAGACGACCCTAAGAGGTTATGCGCTGAAAACGCGAAACGCTTGGAATGTTATTTAGATTCCGTTTTGGAGTCGATGGTTAAAGAATTGGCAAGCTCTTCAGACCAGGTTTCTGACCTTCAGATTGTTAGCGAGAGGGCGCGCTCTAAGGCTCATGAAGATTGGGTGCAATGGTTAATCGAGGAAATCAGGAAATCCAACAAAGAAGAGAGAGTTCAAGAAGCGAAAATCACAGAGATTTTTGCAACCATCCCCCTAAAGGATGATCTGGTTTGGAGCGATATAGATTCCGCTTTGACATCCTCCTCTGCCCAAAAAGCTTCAACTCAAATAAGAGAGTTTCTAAAGGATCCATCCGTATTCAAGATCGCCCAAATCAAGTGGAACTCTCTTCAAACGGATGTTGAAAACTATAGAAGTTATCGACTTTTATATAATGGCCGTAATATTGAAGATTTATCTTTTGGCCAAAGATGTACAGCTGTTCTAGTTTTTTTGTTAAAAATGGGAAACACTCCTGTCATTATTGATGAACCTGAGGCCCACTTGGATTCATTGCTAATTGCCAAATACTTAGTGGAATTAATCAAGGAAAAGAAGCAATACAGACAGATTATTTTTGCAACGCATAATGCTAACTTTGTTATAAACGGGGATGCCGATTTAATCCACCACCTTGAGGTCGATGAAAGTGGAACGACTAAAGTTGAATCCTTTTCTATCGAAGACACTGAGAATCGACAAAGGCTTTTAGGATTGGAGGGAGGAGATAGGGCTTTTCGCTTGAGAGCCACCCGCTACCACACTTATTGA
- a CDS encoding BaiN/RdsA family NAD(P)/FAD-dependent oxidoreductase, with product MAGSGATFDVVVIGAGAAGLMAAATAGARGRRVLVIDHAERPGKKILMSGGGRCNFTNLESGPEHFLSDNPDFCRSALARYTPWEFLALVEGHGIPWVEKAAGQLFCRDSSRDIVTLLERENHAAGTTLWLETRVESVEAMEGGYRLATSAGPVTCESLIVATGGRSAPKMGATGFGYALAEQFGLQVLPTRPALVPFTLDEGLRRQLSELAGVSIPVEVAAGEAAFHEPMLITHRGLSGPAMLQVSGFWEPGEALTIDLLPGEAALDLLREWREDHPTRPLDRLLATRFPRRFARGLAALHGWTGPLQGYSNADLERAAATLAGWRLVPAGTEGWRTAEVTLGGVDTRALSSRTFEVQGQPGLYFIGEVLDVTGQLGGHNFQWAWASGIAAGRHA from the coding sequence ATGGCCGGTAGCGGCGCGACCTTCGACGTCGTCGTCATCGGCGCGGGGGCGGCCGGGCTCATGGCGGCGGCCACCGCCGGCGCCCGCGGCCGCCGGGTGCTGGTCATCGACCACGCCGAGCGGCCGGGCAAGAAGATCCTCATGTCCGGCGGCGGCCGCTGCAACTTCACCAACCTGGAGTCGGGGCCGGAGCACTTCCTCTCCGACAACCCCGACTTCTGCCGCTCCGCCCTGGCCCGCTACACCCCTTGGGAGTTCCTGGCGCTGGTGGAGGGCCACGGGATCCCGTGGGTGGAGAAGGCCGCCGGCCAGCTCTTCTGTCGCGACTCCAGCCGGGATATCGTGACCCTGCTGGAGCGGGAGAACCACGCCGCCGGCACCACCCTGTGGCTGGAGACCCGCGTGGAATCGGTGGAGGCGATGGAGGGCGGCTACCGGCTGGCGACCTCCGCCGGGCCCGTGACCTGCGAGTCGCTCATCGTCGCCACCGGCGGCCGCTCGGCGCCGAAGATGGGCGCCACCGGCTTCGGCTACGCCCTCGCCGAACAGTTCGGCCTGCAGGTGCTGCCCACCCGCCCCGCCCTGGTCCCCTTCACCCTGGACGAGGGGCTGCGCCGCCAGCTCTCCGAACTGGCCGGGGTGAGCATCCCGGTGGAGGTGGCCGCCGGCGAGGCCGCCTTCCACGAGCCCATGCTCATCACCCACCGCGGCCTCAGCGGCCCGGCCATGCTCCAGGTCTCCGGCTTCTGGGAGCCCGGCGAGGCGCTGACCATCGACCTGCTCCCCGGCGAGGCGGCCCTGGATCTGCTCCGGGAGTGGCGGGAGGACCACCCGACCCGCCCCCTGGATCGGCTGCTGGCCACCCGCTTCCCCCGCCGTTTTGCCCGGGGGCTGGCCGCCCTGCACGGCTGGACCGGCCCCCTGCAGGGCTACTCCAACGCCGACCTGGAGCGGGCGGCGGCCACCCTCGCCGGCTGGCGCCTGGTGCCGGCGGGCACCGAGGGCTGGCGCACCGCCGAGGTCACCCTGGGCGGGGTGGATACCCGCGCCCTCTCCTCCCGCACCTTTGAGGTCCAGGGCCAGCCGGGGCTCTACTTCATCGGCGAGGTGCTGGACGTCACCGGCCAGCTGGGCGGCCACAACTTCCAGTGGGCCTGGGCCTCCGGGATCGCCGCCGGTCGCCACGCCTGA
- a CDS encoding VTT domain-containing protein, which produces MSGRWLRILLVVVLAAGIAVVLLNRDRIDPAALEAWVAAAGWMGPALFILVYALGAVFFVPGSVMTLAGGALFGPVWGTLLNLAGATLGATLAFLVARYIASDWVARRAGGRLAKLIHGVEAEGWRFVAFTRLVPLFPFNLLNYALGLTRIPLVAYALTTAICMAPGALAYTYVGYAGRQAVAGGETVIQTALIALGLLAAVAFLPRLVQRMRGPSEWVDAAELARRLEGGEPPVVVDVRGPDEFEGELGHIDGALNLPLDELEGRLDEIPADRPLALVCKTDRRSLTAARQLRTRGFPEVAVVRGGMTAWRAGEGAPSGRG; this is translated from the coding sequence GTGAGCGGGCGGTGGCTGCGCATCCTACTGGTCGTCGTCCTGGCGGCGGGGATCGCCGTGGTCCTGCTCAACCGCGACCGCATCGACCCCGCGGCGCTGGAGGCCTGGGTCGCGGCGGCGGGCTGGATGGGGCCGGCGCTCTTCATCCTGGTCTACGCCCTGGGCGCGGTCTTCTTCGTGCCCGGGTCGGTGATGACCCTGGCCGGAGGGGCGCTCTTCGGGCCGGTGTGGGGGACGCTGCTCAACCTCGCCGGGGCGACCCTGGGGGCGACTCTGGCCTTCCTGGTGGCGCGCTACATTGCCTCGGACTGGGTGGCCCGGCGCGCCGGCGGCCGGCTGGCGAAGCTCATCCACGGCGTGGAGGCGGAGGGCTGGCGCTTCGTCGCCTTTACCCGGCTGGTGCCGCTCTTCCCCTTCAACCTGCTCAACTACGCCCTGGGGCTGACCCGGATCCCCCTGGTGGCCTACGCCCTGACCACCGCCATCTGCATGGCGCCCGGGGCGCTGGCCTACACCTACGTGGGCTACGCCGGTCGCCAGGCGGTGGCCGGGGGCGAGACCGTCATCCAGACCGCCCTCATCGCCCTGGGGCTGCTGGCGGCGGTGGCCTTCCTGCCGCGGCTGGTCCAGCGGATGCGCGGGCCCTCCGAGTGGGTGGATGCCGCGGAGCTGGCCCGGCGCCTGGAGGGGGGCGAGCCGCCGGTGGTGGTGGACGTGCGCGGCCCCGACGAGTTCGAGGGCGAGCTCGGCCACATCGACGGTGCCCTCAACCTGCCCCTGGACGAGCTGGAGGGCCGGCTGGACGAGATCCCGGCGGACCGGCCCCTGGCCCTGGTCTGCAAGACCGACCGCCGCTCCCTGACCGCGGCGCGGCAACTGCGCACCCGGGGCTTTCCCGAGGTGGCCGTGGTCCGGGGCGGCATGACTGCCTGGCGGGCCGGCGAGGGGGCCCCTTCCGGCCGCGGATGA
- a CDS encoding sulfite exporter TauE/SafE family protein, producing the protein MLEALPLTLTEWLLASLVLVGGAIVQGSVGFGVALVGAPLLFLVNPALVPAPMLIAGLFLPALILIRDRAGLEMGPVAWAVPGFMGGSILAGGVVAALPEGGLALVFGSLVLLAVALSALGWAPAHPRRGHLAAAGTLAGFMATATSIGGPPLALVFQHASGHRLRATLSAIFVPGGLFALLSLAAVGRFGVTELTLGLSLLPAIFAGFWLSSFTAHALDRSWLRHAVLAVSAVAGVGAVVRAFI; encoded by the coding sequence ATGCTCGAAGCCCTTCCCCTGACCCTGACTGAATGGCTCCTGGCCAGCCTGGTGCTGGTAGGCGGGGCGATCGTGCAGGGTTCGGTGGGTTTCGGCGTGGCCCTGGTGGGGGCGCCGCTGCTCTTCCTGGTGAACCCCGCCCTGGTGCCGGCCCCCATGCTCATCGCCGGGCTCTTCCTGCCCGCCCTCATCCTGATCCGGGACCGCGCCGGCCTGGAGATGGGGCCCGTGGCCTGGGCCGTGCCGGGCTTCATGGGGGGCTCCATACTGGCCGGCGGCGTGGTGGCCGCGCTGCCCGAGGGCGGCCTGGCCCTGGTCTTCGGCAGCCTGGTCCTGCTGGCGGTGGCCCTGAGCGCCCTGGGCTGGGCCCCCGCACACCCCCGCCGCGGCCACCTGGCGGCGGCCGGAACGCTGGCCGGCTTCATGGCCACGGCCACCTCCATCGGCGGCCCGCCCCTGGCCCTGGTCTTCCAGCACGCCTCCGGCCACCGGCTGCGGGCGACCCTGTCCGCGATCTTCGTGCCCGGCGGCCTGTTCGCGCTGCTCTCCCTGGCGGCAGTGGGCCGCTTCGGTGTAACGGAGCTGACCCTCGGCCTGTCACTGCTGCCGGCCATCTTCGCGGGCTTCTGGCTGTCCAGCTTCACCGCCCACGCCCTGGACCGGTCCTGGCTGCGCCACGCAGTGCTGGCCGTCTCTGCCGTCGCCGGGGTCGGGGCCGTGGTCCGGGCGTTCATCTGA